The Sulfolobus islandicus Y.N.15.51 sequence GACTAATTTATGTGATATCGACCTTTGGTGCGGCCATAGCGCTACTCCTATTTCTAAAAATACCGAACATAGCATTACTCTCACTATTTGGACTCTTTAACTTCAGCGCATTTCCACTAATGCTATCAATAGTTGGAGATTTCGTACCTAGAAACTCAGCAAGTTTTGCTAACTCACTAGTATGGGGACTAGGAGTTACTGGCGGAGGAGTTATTGGACCAATAATAGTAGGAGCAATATCTCAAGTTTCAAACCTAGTATTTGCGAGCGAAATTGTAACCGTAATGGCTTTCCTCGCGGGAGCATTGACAGCCTTAGTTCCCAAACCACCAAAGAAAAGTAAGGTACCATTATTTGGATAAGCTTTTTATCCATAAATTTTATATAGTTCTTTGTGGCTACAAGGACAGAAAAGATTCTTGGTGGGATAATAACACTACTAATTTTAAAGACGCTTTTAGAAGAGCCAAAACACGGATATGAACTCGAAAAGATAATAAGAGAGAAGTTGGATTATAAACTACCAGAAGGGTCAATATACGTTATATTGAAGAACTTAGAAAGAAGAGGACTGACAATACCGCAAGTTATGAAAAACGAAAGAGGACAAGAGATAAAGAAGTACTTTATAACTGATAAGGGCAAAAGATTTTTACTATCCCATGAGAAACCGCTAATAGCTGTAAAAAAGGTACTAGACGAGTTGATAGCAGACATCCAAAAATTAAAGGTTAGAGAGTAAACTTTCCATGAACTTATCCATCTTCTCTAACAATTCTCCATGTCTTATATTATACTCCTCTCCAACCTCACTCGGCTTCCTATAACCAATCTTAACAACACCATTTTCACTCCAGACTAGGAACCTTAACGGTAACTCATAAGCGATATGCCTATTCTTAAGCATTAATAAAGTACCAATTCTAGGGTTTCCAAAATAAACTACTACAGTAGGCTCTAAATTAAGCCCAACCTTTCTCGCGTTCTCAGAGTGATCAATAATTGCAAAAACTTCAGCTCCAGATGATTTTATCCTTTCAATTAATGTCTTAATGCACTCGTTAAAGCTAAGCTTACATTCCTTAATGTTGAACATACGTTAGGCTGTAACGTATTACTTAAAAAGTTTTTCCAAAATTAGATTTTTTCTACATCAAGAGAGAAATCCAAAGATCTAGAACTATGTGTAGTATAACCACTGGAAATAATATCCACGCCAGTCCTAGCGTAATCAACAACATTATCCGGCGTTATCCCACCAGAAGCCTCTAAAATGACCTTACCCTTAAGCTCATTGACTATTGGTAAAATCTCGTAAGGTTTCATATTATCTAGTAATATGGCATCAGCACCAGCCTTATAAGCCCTTATTGCGTCTTCATAAGAGGAAACCTCAACTTCAATAATTTTAGTAAAACTCACCGAAGATTTAACCCTCTTAATAAGCTCCTCGATATTCCCATACAAAGCAATGTGATTATCCTTAATCAAAACAGCATCGGATAAATTATACCTATGAGGATCACCACCACCAACCTCAATAGCATACTTCTCAAATAACCTAAAGCCCGGGGTGGTCTTCCTAGTACCAGAAATTCTTACATTAGGGTTAACTTCTCTAGCCCTCTTAACCATTAAAT is a genomic window containing:
- a CDS encoding PadR family transcriptional regulator, producing MATRTEKILGGIITLLILKTLLEEPKHGYELEKIIREKLDYKLPEGSIYVILKNLERRGLTIPQVMKNERGQEIKKYFITDKGKRFLLSHEKPLIAVKKVLDELIADIQKLKVRE
- a CDS encoding DUF302 domain-containing protein — protein: MFNIKECKLSFNECIKTLIERIKSSGAEVFAIIDHSENARKVGLNLEPTVVVYFGNPRIGTLLMLKNRHIAYELPLRFLVWSENGVVKIGYRKPSEVGEEYNIRHGELLEKMDKFMESLLSNL
- the nadC gene encoding carboxylating nicotinate-nucleotide diphosphorylase, with amino-acid sequence MIEWIYVKRLWDYLEEDVMPEDITTKFLEGIKARGVVKCKDSGILAGNRFVIPFLNYLGFSNINGEKDGSEVNKGDVVLLFEGNADVLTVERLILNFLGKLSGIATITNLMVKRAREVNPNVRISGTRKTTPGFRLFEKYAIEVGGGDPHRYNLSDAVLIKDNHIALYGNIEELIKRVKSSVSFTKIIEVEVSSYEDAIRAYKAGADAILLDNMKPYEILPIVNELKGKVILEASGGITPDNVVDYARTGVDIISSGYTTHSSRSLDFSLDVEKI